A window of Leclercia adecarboxylata contains these coding sequences:
- a CDS encoding aromatic ring-hydroxylating oxygenase subunit alpha, translating into MTTTVQHYLDKGLRGLWYPVLASWEVQSAPVGITRLGEQIVVWRNKDGQVQALEDRCPHRGARLSMGWNLGDRIACWYHGVEVAGNGEVKDVPAVDKCPLVGQQCVRSYNVQEAHGAIFLWFGVTADQQPDELTFPDELADTENFSNFLCTAAWKCNYQYALENVMDPMHGTYLHSSSHSMAEGDRKADMVLQPTKTGFIFEKKGQSGINFDWVELGNSGTCWMRLSIPYKKRFGPGGHFFIVGMVVPEDNDNCRVFFWRIRRVQGWQRDMWRFMYRNRLEKLHWEVLEQDRVVLESLAPNARDHEYLYQHDVGLSRLRRMMQKAAKEQLAMREEQQGAA; encoded by the coding sequence ATGACGACTACCGTACAACACTATCTCGATAAAGGTCTGCGTGGCCTCTGGTATCCGGTTCTGGCGAGCTGGGAAGTGCAGTCTGCGCCGGTGGGCATTACCCGTCTGGGTGAGCAGATTGTGGTGTGGCGTAACAAAGATGGCCAGGTTCAGGCGCTGGAAGACCGCTGCCCACACCGCGGCGCGCGACTGTCGATGGGCTGGAACCTTGGGGACCGTATCGCCTGCTGGTATCACGGCGTGGAAGTGGCAGGCAACGGCGAAGTGAAAGATGTGCCTGCGGTGGACAAATGTCCGCTGGTGGGCCAGCAGTGCGTGCGCAGCTACAACGTGCAGGAGGCCCACGGCGCCATTTTCCTGTGGTTTGGCGTTACCGCTGATCAGCAGCCGGACGAGCTGACCTTCCCGGATGAGCTCGCCGACACGGAAAATTTCAGCAACTTCCTCTGCACCGCCGCGTGGAAATGCAATTACCAGTACGCGCTGGAAAACGTGATGGACCCGATGCACGGCACCTATCTGCACTCTTCCTCGCACTCGATGGCGGAAGGGGATCGCAAGGCTGACATGGTGCTACAGCCGACCAAAACCGGCTTCATCTTTGAGAAAAAAGGGCAGAGCGGCATCAACTTCGACTGGGTGGAGTTGGGCAACAGCGGCACCTGCTGGATGCGTCTCTCCATTCCTTACAAGAAGCGCTTCGGGCCGGGTGGGCACTTCTTTATCGTCGGCATGGTGGTGCCGGAAGATAACGACAACTGCCGCGTCTTCTTCTGGCGCATCCGCCGCGTGCAGGGCTGGCAGCGCGATATGTGGCGCTTCATGTACCGCAACCGTCTGGAAAAGCTGCACTGGGAAGTGCTGGAGCAGGATCGCGTGGTGCTGGAAAGCCTGGCGCCGAATGCCCGCGACCATGAATACCTGTACCAGCACGACGTTGGCCTCTCCCGCCTGCGCCGCATGATGCAAAAAGCCGCGAAAGAGCAGCTGGCGATGCGTGAAGAACAGCAGGGAGCCGCCTGA
- a CDS encoding IclR family transcriptional regulator — protein MANDQEVKYLVPGLERGLQLLLAFGEQHRDLTFAELHRLVDMPKATAYRVVQTLEYMGFLERNTRTNTFSLGMNVLRLGFEYIASLDVAQVGQPVIEQLRDVSQCSSHLAIRDGRDIIYIARVSAAGSRINQVSIGTRLPVHCTSLGRMLLTDVSRADFEQLFPHERLPGNTPGQLHDREALWQMVQQDKARGYVIGESFFRHGISSIVYPVYDRSGRVAAVVSILVPSEEIPQTDRERLQNEVRLAADKISGFLGYLSQAS, from the coding sequence ATGGCAAACGATCAGGAAGTGAAGTATCTGGTGCCGGGGCTGGAGCGCGGTTTGCAGCTGCTGTTGGCCTTCGGCGAGCAGCATCGCGATCTGACCTTTGCCGAACTGCACCGGCTGGTGGATATGCCCAAGGCCACCGCCTACCGCGTGGTGCAGACGCTGGAGTATATGGGCTTTCTGGAGCGCAACACGCGCACCAATACCTTTTCGCTCGGCATGAACGTGCTGCGTCTGGGCTTTGAGTACATCGCCTCGCTGGACGTGGCGCAGGTGGGCCAGCCGGTGATCGAGCAGCTGCGCGACGTTAGCCAGTGCAGCAGCCATCTGGCGATCCGCGACGGACGCGACATCATCTACATCGCCCGCGTCAGCGCCGCCGGCTCGCGTATCAATCAGGTCAGCATCGGCACCCGTTTACCGGTGCACTGCACCTCGCTCGGCCGCATGCTGCTGACCGACGTTTCCCGCGCCGATTTTGAACAATTGTTCCCGCACGAGCGCCTGCCGGGCAACACGCCGGGGCAGCTTCATGACCGGGAAGCCCTGTGGCAGATGGTGCAGCAGGACAAAGCCCGCGGGTATGTGATCGGGGAATCCTTCTTCCGCCACGGCATCTCCTCCATCGTCTACCCGGTGTATGACCGAAGCGGACGCGTGGCGGCGGTGGTCAGCATTCTGGTGCCGTCGGAGGAGATCCCGCAAACCGATCGCGAGCGCCTGCAAAATGAGGTTCGCCTCGCGGCGGATAAAATTTCTGGCTTCTTAGGGTATTTGTCACAGGCCAGTTAA
- a CDS encoding SDR family oxidoreductase — MNGLLNGKRIVVTGAARGLGYHFARACAEQGASVVMCDILKGELAESAHGLSGQGFRIESHVIDLADPCSIEQVFSAIGEQGKIDGLVNNAAMATGVGGKNMLDYDPDLWDRVMRVNVKGTWLVTRAAVPLLREGAGIVNVASDTALWGAPRLMAYVASKGAVIAMTRSMARELGEQRIRINAIAPGLTRVEATEYVPAERHQLYENGRALTGAQQPEDVTGSVVWLLSDLSRFITGQLIPVNGGFVFN; from the coding sequence ATGAATGGGCTGCTGAACGGAAAACGCATTGTGGTGACCGGTGCCGCGCGCGGGCTGGGTTACCACTTTGCCAGAGCCTGCGCAGAGCAGGGGGCAAGCGTCGTCATGTGCGACATCCTCAAAGGTGAACTGGCTGAAAGCGCCCACGGGCTGAGCGGGCAGGGTTTTCGCATCGAATCGCACGTTATCGATCTGGCCGATCCATGCTCCATCGAGCAGGTATTCAGCGCCATTGGCGAGCAGGGAAAGATTGACGGCCTGGTGAACAACGCGGCGATGGCCACCGGCGTCGGCGGCAAAAACATGCTCGATTACGATCCGGATCTCTGGGATCGGGTAATGCGCGTCAACGTCAAAGGCACCTGGCTGGTCACCCGCGCCGCCGTACCGCTGCTGCGGGAAGGGGCGGGCATTGTGAACGTGGCCTCCGATACCGCCCTGTGGGGCGCGCCGCGCCTGATGGCCTATGTCGCCAGCAAGGGCGCGGTGATTGCCATGACCCGCTCAATGGCGCGGGAGCTGGGTGAACAGCGCATTCGCATCAACGCCATCGCGCCGGGGTTAACCCGCGTCGAAGCAACGGAATATGTGCCCGCTGAACGCCATCAGCTCTACGAAAACGGCCGGGCGTTAACGGGGGCGCAGCAGCCGGAAGATGTCACCGGCAGCGTGGTCTGGCTGTTAAGCGATCTGTCGCGGTTCATCACCGGACAGCTGATTCCGGTCAACGGCGGTTTTGTCTTTAACTAA